Proteins encoded by one window of Dioscorea cayenensis subsp. rotundata cultivar TDr96_F1 unplaced genomic scaffold, TDr96_F1_v2_PseudoChromosome.rev07_lg8_w22 25.fasta BLBR01000892.1, whole genome shotgun sequence:
- the LOC120255208 gene encoding glycine-rich cell wall structural protein-like, with translation MAKNTKLLVLGFMLLLAISLSLAARTLNEENGGGYGGGEGHGGGGYGGGGGHGGGGEYGKGGGEDGGGGHGGGGIDGHGGYGGGGYGHGGYGGGGYGHGGYGGGGYEHGHGGYGGGGYEHGGYGGGGYGHGGGGGHGGGGGD, from the coding sequence ATGGCTAAGAACACAAAGCTTTTGGTTCTTGGCTTCATGCTTCTCCTAGCCATAAGTCTGTCCTTGGCGGCGAGGACCTTGAATGAGGAAAATGGTGGAGGGTATGGTGGTGGAGAAGGACATGGTGGTGGAGGATATGGAGGTGGGGGTGGACatggtggtggaggagaatATGGGAAAGGAGGTGGGGAAGATGGTGGAGGAGGACATGGTGGTGGAGGTATAGATGGGCATGGTGGATATGGTGGTGGAGGATATGGGCATGGTGGATATGGTGGTGGAGGATATGGACATGGTGGATATGGTGGTGGAGGATATGAACATGGACATGGTGGATATGGTGGTGGAGGATATGAACATGGTGGATATGGTGGTGGAGGATATGGACATGGTGGCGGAGGAGGAcatggaggtggaggtggagatTGA